A section of the Dehalobacter sp. DCM genome encodes:
- a CDS encoding SDR family NAD(P)-dependent oxidoreductase, giving the protein MVVNQQFVNNLFDVKGKVALLTGATGALGRAVAFGYGFAGMKLFVTGRTDEKCKALCNDLAAQGIECGYSVGDPSNEDDVIKIVQDAVARFGEINILLTAAGYNHAQPIVEQELTEWKKIMDSDVQGTWLFCKYVGKQMIAQGKGGKMILVSSARSKMGMAGYTGYCTAKAGIDLMAQSLACEWSAKYKINVNTINPTVFRSDLTEWMFDEESAVYKNFLKRLPIGRLGEPEDFVGSCIFLASSASDFMTGANVAVEGGYWAN; this is encoded by the coding sequence AAAGGAAAAGTTGCGCTTTTGACTGGAGCGACAGGGGCACTGGGGCGTGCGGTCGCTTTCGGCTATGGATTTGCAGGTATGAAACTTTTTGTTACCGGTCGGACTGACGAAAAATGCAAGGCGCTTTGCAATGATCTTGCTGCACAGGGAATCGAATGCGGTTATTCCGTCGGGGATCCTTCCAATGAGGATGACGTGATTAAAATTGTGCAGGATGCGGTGGCACGGTTTGGCGAGATCAATATCCTTCTGACAGCCGCTGGGTACAATCACGCCCAGCCAATCGTTGAACAAGAACTTACTGAATGGAAGAAAATTATGGATTCCGATGTTCAAGGTACGTGGCTTTTCTGTAAATATGTCGGCAAGCAAATGATCGCCCAGGGCAAAGGCGGAAAAATGATTTTAGTGTCTTCAGCCCGCTCCAAAATGGGAATGGCCGGGTATACCGGCTACTGCACGGCGAAAGCTGGAATTGACCTTATGGCTCAATCGCTGGCCTGTGAGTGGTCCGCCAAATACAAAATCAATGTTAACACCATCAATCCGACGGTATTTCGCTCCGATTTAACAGAGTGGATGTTTGATGAAGAAAGTGCTGTTTATAAAAACTTCCTGAAACGACTACCAATAGGACGGCTGGGTGAGCCGGAAGATTTTGTAGGTTCGTGTATTTTTCTTGCGTCAAGTGCCAGCGATTTTATGACAGGCGCCAATGTCGCGGTTGAAGGCGGATACTGGGCAAACTAG
- a CDS encoding 3-hydroxyacyl-CoA dehydrogenase family protein, translating to MKIRNVTIIGAGLMGNGLAQVFAQDEDARVIMRDVIKKSDPMAEIRANLNQLIEKKAMTEGAAGSILSRVSFTNDLDEAVKDADLIVECIPEIMELKQNLLQEIEQLCKTNCILATNTSVMSITEIASKCQDKSRIVGTHFWNPPYLIPLVEVVKGDETSNETMEAVYDHLKKIGKRPVKCMKDIPGFIANRLQHAVWREALSMVEHGIADAQTVDEALRYGPGLRWPVLGVLENADMIGLDLTLNIHSYILKYLEDAHEPSKLLQELVAKGDLGFKTGQGYQKWTAEEIASSNRRLRDYLIEVTKDLK from the coding sequence ATGAAAATCAGAAATGTCACCATCATTGGAGCCGGACTCATGGGAAATGGACTGGCACAGGTATTCGCCCAGGATGAAGATGCGCGTGTCATCATGCGGGATGTAATTAAAAAATCAGACCCCATGGCAGAAATAAGGGCCAATCTGAATCAACTCATCGAGAAGAAAGCCATGACGGAAGGCGCAGCAGGCAGTATTTTAAGCCGAGTCTCCTTTACCAATGATTTAGACGAGGCCGTAAAGGATGCGGACCTGATTGTTGAATGTATCCCGGAAATCATGGAACTGAAACAAAATTTGCTTCAAGAAATAGAACAACTGTGCAAAACGAACTGTATTTTGGCAACAAACACATCCGTGATGAGCATCACGGAGATTGCATCCAAATGCCAGGATAAAAGCCGGATCGTCGGTACCCATTTCTGGAACCCACCTTATCTCATTCCGCTTGTCGAAGTCGTTAAAGGTGACGAAACAAGCAATGAAACCATGGAGGCGGTTTACGATCACCTGAAAAAAATCGGAAAAAGGCCTGTTAAATGCATGAAGGATATTCCCGGTTTCATTGCCAACCGTCTGCAACACGCTGTATGGCGGGAAGCACTTTCCATGGTAGAACACGGTATCGCTGATGCGCAAACAGTTGATGAAGCACTTCGTTACGGACCAGGACTCCGATGGCCGGTCCTGGGGGTTCTTGAAAATGCCGATATGATCGGATTGGACCTGACCTTGAACATTCACAGCTATATCTTGAAATATCTCGAAGACGCGCATGAACCTTCAAAACTTTTACAGGAGCTTGTTGCAAAAGGTGACCTTGGTTTTAAGACAGGCCAAGGATATCAGAAATGGACAGCGGAGGAGATCGCTTCCTCCAATAGGCGTTTACGGGATTACCTGATCGAAGTTACCAAAGACTTAAAATAA